DNA from Acidobacteriota bacterium:
CTTGCAGCCCCGATCACGCCTCATCATCGTGTAGGCGCTCCAGCGCTCGAAGCCGGCGCGCTCGAACTGCTCGAAGGCGTAGGCGTGCCACTCGCGCTTCGTGCGCCAGTCCGCGAACGCCGGTACGTCCTCGTCGCCCCGCAGCCTGGCTTTCGAATAGACCGTGTTGAAGGGCAGTTCCATCTGGTAGAGAGTGATCGAGTCCGGGTCGTACTCGATCGTCAGGTCGACCGTTCGCTTCCAGCTTTCCCAGGTCTCGCCGACCATGCCGGCGATCAGGTCGACGTTCAATTGTCGGAAGTCCTGCTCCCGAATCCAGTCGCGTACCCGGTAGATCTCCTTCGACACATGGGCGCGCCCATTCTCCTGGAGGATCTCGTCGTCGAAGTTCTCGATTCCGAGGCTCAGCCGGGTGACCCCGATGCTGCGGATCGCTTCCAGTTTGGACCGGGTCAGCGTCCCCGGCTCGCACTCGAACGCCACCTCCTCGGCGCCGTCCCAGGACATCACGCCCTGCAACCGCTCGGCCAGCGGAATCAACTGCTTGGCCGCGATGTAGGACGGCGTGCCGCCGCCGAAGTAGACGAAGTCGAGCTTCCGGCCCCTGATCGCGGCTTTCTCCGCGAGGCGTTCGATCTCCACCCCCAGAGCGTCGAGGTAACGGCCGATCTGCTCGTGGTTCTTGTCGATGTAGACGCGGAAGTAGCAGAACTTGCAACGCTTCCGGCAGAACGGAATGTGGATGTAGAGGCCCAGCGACGTGTCGGCGGCGGGCGCCCGGTCGAGCGCGGCGAAGGCCTCCGGCACGGCAGCCTCGTTCCACGCCGAATACGGCGGGTAGTTCGACACGAAGACGGAACCGATGTCCGTCGCTTCGAGATCGAGCAGACCGGTCGCCGGCTCAGGCCTGACCGGGCTCCTCGTGGCCGTCTCTTGCATCTTCGAAAACGCTCCGTTAGCCGAAGCAGTAGAGGACGCCGTCCAGGCTGCCGATGACCAGGCGCTCCGAGGCCACGGCGGGCGACGCCATGATCGCCGAACCGGTGTCGAATTCCCAGACCGGCTCTCCCGTCGCCTTGTCCAGGGCAAGCACCGGCCCTCGCTTCGACCCCAGGAAGACCCGATCCCCCACGATCACCGGCGAGGAGTCCAGCCGCGCCCCGCTGTTCCACTCCCACTTCCGCTGGCCGGTCGCGGGGTCGAGGGCGTGGACGATCTTGTCCCGGCCGCCGATGACGACGATCTCGTCGTCCGCCGCGGCCGAGGCGTAGAAGGGGAACTTCCGGATCTCGTGCTCGTAGGCCCAGGCGACCTGACGCTTCTCGAGATTGATGCCGAGCACCTCGTTCTCGTAGGTAGCGACGTAGGCCATGTCGCCGATCACGGCAGGGCTCGAGGCCGCCTGGCCGTGAAGGTCGATCTTGTGGATCGTCTCCCCCGTCTCGATGTCGATCAGCCACATGAAACCGTCACAGCCGGAAACGGTCGTCAATCCGTCGGCGACCGCCGGCGTGCCATGGACGTAGCCCTCCGTCTCCACCTGCCAGATCTTCTCGCCGCTCTCGCGGTCCAGGCAGTAGAGCGAGTTGTCGTAGGAACCGACAAGCAGCCGATCTTCGTGGAGAGATACGCCGGCGTAGATCTCGCCAAGCGTCTCGAACTTCCACTTCTGCTCGCCGCTGCCGGCGTCGAGTGCGTAAACGTAGCCGTACTCGTCGCCAACGTAGACCACGTCGTCGAAGACGGACACGGGCGCCTTGATCGGCGTGCCGGCGTCGAACCGCCAGAGCTCCCTGCCCTCGGCAAGGGTCAACGCGTACACCCGGCCCTCGTAGTCGCCGAAGTAGACGACTCCGCCGACGATCGCCGCGGTGCCCTCGATCTCGCTCTCCGTGTCGAAGGTCCACAACAGCTTCGGTTGCTCGGGCAGGGTCGTGGCGGCGACGCCGGTGCCCAGCAGGTTGCCCCGGAACACCGGCCAGGCGTCGGCGGACGGCCGGAACAGGTCGGTCTTCGGCGCCGGATCCGGATTCCCGCCGTCTCCCGCTGTCGCCGTGGTTACAGCGACAACGAGCCCGACAAGCAGCAGGGGCACGACCGGCACCAGATCCTTCAGGGGGCGCGGAAGCTCTCGTTTGGCCAGGCTGCGGCGCCGGCGGTTTCGAAGCTGAGCGAAGTCCAACATGGCAGTTACCAGGACGGTGGTCGGCGGCTCGAGGCGATCCGATCCTTGCCCGTCAGAAGGCCGCCTCGTAGAGGCTCAGCATATCGGAGGCGGTCACGGCGCGCGGATTGAACTGAGCCGTCCATTGCTTGGATGCCTGGCTTGCCAGCACCTCCAGATCAGCCTCCTCGACACCCAGGTCCCTCAGGCGCCCGGCCACCCCGACACTGCCGCGAAGACCGGTCCAGGAGTCGGCGAGCCGCGTGCTCGCGGACCGGTCACCCACCCCGTCGCCGCCCAGCAGGCGGACGAGCCCCCCGTAGCCCGTGTCGCCGGTCTCGCCGTTGAAGCGAACCACGTGATCCAGCATGACGGCCACGGCCACGCCATGCGTGATGTCGTAGCGAGCGGTCAGCGGATTCGCCAGGCCGTGGGCCGCACCCAGCATCGACGCCTCGATCGCGGCCCCGGCAAGGTGCGCTCCCAACAGCATGTCGCCCCACGATTCGTTGATCGCTGCATCCGGCTTCGGCTTCGAGCGCGCGCGGGACTCCGCGCACCGAGCTCCAACGACCACTTCGAATCCGCGTAGAAGACGCCGAAAGCCCTCGGACGCGAACATTCGGGAGTAGGGGTTGGCAGCGGTCGCAACGAAGCTCTCCATCGCATGGGAGAACGCGTCCAGGCCCGTCGCGGCCATGACGTAGGGCGGGGCCGTGCGCGCGAGTTCCGGATCGAGGAGGGTGGCCAGAAACCGTGCTTTCGGGTCACCGCAGGCCATCTTCCGGTGGTCGTCCTCGCGTGAGATCACGGCAAACGACTGCGCCTCGCTGCCGGTCCCCGCGGTGCATGGAACCCCGATCGAAGGCAGCATCGGCCGGCTGGCCTTGCCGAAGCCCCAGTAGTCCTCCATCCGGCCGCCGTTCGTGAACACGAAGTTCGCGCCCTTGGCGCAGTCCATCGCCGAACCGCCCCCCAGACCGACGAGGAACGTGGCGCGGTGGGCCTTTGCAGCAGCGGCCGCCAGGGCCACGTCGCGTTCGCCGGGGTTCTCCCTGACCTCAGAGAAGACGGCGACTTCGAGGCCGGCACTCCGGAGTGAAGCGGATGCGCGGTCTAAATGGCCGGCAGCGGCAACCCCCGGGTCCGTGACCACCAGGACGCGGCCGCCGCCGAGTTCCTGCACGAGGTCGCCAAGGAGATCGATCACGCCGGCGCCGAAAAGCACCCTGCCCGGCGCGGTGTCGACGCTCCAGGAGTCCTCCGTTTCGAGCGGTCGTTGCCCTCGCTTGATTCCCACGGGTGGTCTGGTGCGGCCCCCTCAGTCGGATCCGATCGCGAACACGTCGGAGCGGGTGGCCACGTAGATGCGGCCGTCCTCGGCGACCGGCGTCGTGTACACCGCCGAGCCCATGTTCTGCTCCGCGATCACCTTCTCTTCGCGTCCCGCCTCGAGCACGACGATGTCCCCGTCCTCGTCGCCAAGGTAGACCTTGCCGTCCGCCACGAACGCCGAACCCCAGACCGCCGCGAAGGTGTCGTGAGTCCAGAGATGCTCGCCCGTTTCCACGTCCAGCACATAGAGGAAGCCGCTCAGATCCGGGATGTAGAGCAAGCCGTCGGCGATGGCCACGGTCGAGATCGTCCGGTTGAAGTCCTCGTCACCGAAGTGCCAGAACGCAGCAGTGCCGGTCGCGTCGCCTTCGACATCCGCATCCAGGGCGTAGAGGTGACCCGGTCCCTCGCCGTGCTCTGGATCCTGGCCGACGCCCAGATAGAAGCGGTTGTTGTAGAAGACGGGCGTCGAGATGATGTTGTTGCGGGTGCCCGCACCTCCAAGCTCCCAGACCGAGTCCTTGGGGTTCAGATCGAACTTCCACAGCAGGTCTCCGGTCGCCGGCTCATAGGTGTAGAGCCAACCGTCGCCGCCCGGAAACGCGATCTGCGGCTGGCCGTCGACCACGCCGTAGGCCGGATTCGACCACGAGCCGTGCAGGACCGCATCGCTGCTGTCGATGCTCTCCCAGACCAGTTCGCCGGTGTTCTTGTTCATCGCGACGAAGGCGGGCGACGCCGGTGAGGGGAGGTTGATGTGTCCCTCGTCGACCCCGGCGCCGGTCACCGTGAACAGCAGGTCGCCGACGACGAGGGGCGATCCGGCCGCCAGGTTGTGGGGGAACACGTCGAGCTCGGCGATCATGTCGTACTCCCAAACGATGTCGGCGTCGAGTTCCTCCTTGTACTGCTCGTCCGTCATGCCGTCGTTCACGCCGTCGCGAAACCCGTCGACATCCACGGCCACGATCGTCGCGCGGTTCGAGACGTAGTAGACGCGTTCATCGTCGACGTAGGGCGTGGAGCACACACCCTGAAGCGGCCAGTCGTTGACGCGACCGGCGCCCA
Protein-coding regions in this window:
- a CDS encoding coproporphyrinogen-III oxidase family protein, with product MQETATRSPVRPEPATGLLDLEATDIGSVFVSNYPPYSAWNEAAVPEAFAALDRAPAADTSLGLYIHIPFCRKRCKFCYFRVYIDKNHEQIGRYLDALGVEIERLAEKAAIRGRKLDFVYFGGGTPSYIAAKQLIPLAERLQGVMSWDGAEEVAFECEPGTLTRSKLEAIRSIGVTRLSLGIENFDDEILQENGRAHVSKEIYRVRDWIREQDFRQLNVDLIAGMVGETWESWKRTVDLTIEYDPDSITLYQMELPFNTVYSKARLRGDEDVPAFADWRTKREWHAYAFEQFERAGFERWSAYTMMRRDRGCKFVYAREVWSGADMIPIGVSSFGHMGGVHMQNHDRWDGYLAAIDEGGLATRRALATTARERLTREIILQLKRGWLERGAFERKFGVDVVEDYAEAFGSLTEQGLATVGPERVELSEGGLLRVDQLLPRFYDEQYRGARYT
- a CDS encoding iron-containing alcohol dehydrogenase, encoding MGIKRGQRPLETEDSWSVDTAPGRVLFGAGVIDLLGDLVQELGGGRVLVVTDPGVAAAGHLDRASASLRSAGLEVAVFSEVRENPGERDVALAAAAAKAHRATFLVGLGGGSAMDCAKGANFVFTNGGRMEDYWGFGKASRPMLPSIGVPCTAGTGSEAQSFAVISREDDHRKMACGDPKARFLATLLDPELARTAPPYVMAATGLDAFSHAMESFVATAANPYSRMFASEGFRRLLRGFEVVVGARCAESRARSKPKPDAAINESWGDMLLGAHLAGAAIEASMLGAAHGLANPLTARYDITHGVAVAVMLDHVVRFNGETGDTGYGGLVRLLGGDGVGDRSASTRLADSWTGLRGSVGVAGRLRDLGVEEADLEVLASQASKQWTAQFNPRAVTASDMLSLYEAAF
- a CDS encoding PQQ-binding-like beta-propeller repeat protein, which codes for MSRLSLAAALLLAGAATAPIAATEPEPPAMFGNTHARNMVSDAKGLPTEWDVRSGENIIWRAKVGSQTYAGPVFRDGRVFVGTNNEGLRRPGIEGDKGVVIALDKDTGGLLWQATHDKLGAGRVNDWPLQGVCSTPYVDDERVYYVSNRATIVAVDVDGFRDGVNDGMTDEQYKEELDADIVWEYDMIAELDVFPHNLAAGSPLVVGDLLFTVTGAGVDEGHINLPSPASPAFVAMNKNTGELVWESIDSSDAVLHGSWSNPAYGVVDGQPQIAFPGGDGWLYTYEPATGDLLWKFDLNPKDSVWELGGAGTRNNIISTPVFYNNRFYLGVGQDPEHGEGPGHLYALDADVEGDATGTAAFWHFGDEDFNRTISTVAIADGLLYIPDLSGFLYVLDVETGEHLWTHDTFAAVWGSAFVADGKVYLGDEDGDIVVLEAGREEKVIAEQNMGSAVYTTPVAEDGRIYVATRSDVFAIGSD
- a CDS encoding PQQ-binding-like beta-propeller repeat protein, with amino-acid sequence MLDFAQLRNRRRRSLAKRELPRPLKDLVPVVPLLLVGLVVAVTTATAGDGGNPDPAPKTDLFRPSADAWPVFRGNLLGTGVAATTLPEQPKLLWTFDTESEIEGTAAIVGGVVYFGDYEGRVYALTLAEGRELWRFDAGTPIKAPVSVFDDVVYVGDEYGYVYALDAGSGEQKWKFETLGEIYAGVSLHEDRLLVGSYDNSLYCLDRESGEKIWQVETEGYVHGTPAVADGLTTVSGCDGFMWLIDIETGETIHKIDLHGQAASSPAVIGDMAYVATYENEVLGINLEKRQVAWAYEHEIRKFPFYASAAADDEIVVIGGRDKIVHALDPATGQRKWEWNSGARLDSSPVIVGDRVFLGSKRGPVLALDKATGEPVWEFDTGSAIMASPAVASERLVIGSLDGVLYCFG